The Pseudanabaena galeata CCNP1313 genome includes a region encoding these proteins:
- a CDS encoding glycosyltransferase — MKIALVHDYLTQRGGAERVFELLCKHFPDADIYTSVYDRQNTIDLGDRQVHTTFLQNIPAIGKYFRLFAPFYYTAFSSLNLRQYDLILSSSASFAKGVQKRNDAVHICFCHNITRFLWDTNTYLREYGAYSFFKPLIELVFQKMRQQDIFYAQSPDYYIANSTTVAKRIQETYKKDAVVINYPIDDSRFTFSDQKNDYCLVSSRHLSYKRLDIIVEAFNGLDLPLLITGEGPESKQLQAKARPNIKFLGHVSDRDRCNLMAKAKFVIVAALEDYGLVPIEANASGTPVIAYGAGGVLDTQIPGLTGVLFETQTSESLKNAIIKAQKINWDYAKIREHAISNFSELVFFTKVNQIIEEICTIQRNKKIT, encoded by the coding sequence ATGAAAATTGCTTTGGTTCATGACTATCTTACGCAACGTGGTGGTGCTGAAAGGGTATTTGAACTTTTATGCAAACATTTCCCAGACGCAGATATCTATACATCTGTGTACGATCGCCAAAATACAATTGATTTAGGCGATCGCCAAGTCCACACTACATTTTTACAAAATATTCCTGCAATTGGTAAATACTTTCGCCTGTTTGCACCATTTTATTATACGGCTTTTAGCTCTTTAAATCTTCGACAATATGACTTAATTCTTAGTAGTAGTGCTAGTTTTGCTAAAGGAGTACAAAAACGTAATGATGCAGTGCATATTTGCTTTTGCCACAATATTACCCGCTTCCTGTGGGACACCAATACTTACTTACGAGAATATGGCGCATACAGCTTTTTTAAACCCTTAATTGAGCTAGTTTTTCAAAAAATGCGTCAACAAGACATCTTTTATGCCCAATCTCCTGATTATTACATCGCGAATTCCACCACTGTCGCAAAGCGAATTCAAGAAACCTATAAAAAGGATGCTGTAGTTATAAACTACCCAATTGATGATTCACGATTTACCTTTTCAGATCAAAAAAATGATTACTGCCTTGTTTCTTCAAGACATCTTAGTTATAAAAGGCTTGATATTATTGTTGAGGCTTTTAATGGCTTAGATTTGCCTCTGCTGATTACAGGTGAGGGGCCAGAATCGAAACAATTACAAGCAAAAGCACGTCCCAATATTAAATTTCTTGGTCATGTTAGCGATCGAGATCGGTGCAATCTTATGGCAAAGGCAAAGTTTGTAATTGTTGCTGCTTTAGAGGATTATGGGCTTGTACCCATTGAGGCTAATGCTAGTGGTACTCCTGTAATTGCCTATGGTGCTGGTGGCGTTTTAGATACGCAAATTCCAGGACTAACGGGAGTCTTATTTGAGACCCAAACATCGGAATCTCTAAAAAATGCCATAATTAAGGCACAAAAGATCAATTGGGACTATGCCAAAATCCGAGAGCATGCCATCTCTAACTTTTCCGAATTAGTATTCTTCACAAAAGTGAATCAGATCATAGAGGAAATCTGTACTATTCAGAGGAATAAAAAAATAACTTAA
- a CDS encoding YlxR family protein, whose amino-acid sequence MALKLHRRCVSCQCVAMRDTFWRVVRVPIADRHPNEDKPNHNQVQHQIQLDHGMGRSAYICQKLDCIQIAQKKNRLGRSLRTHIPPEIFDILKSRL is encoded by the coding sequence TTGGCTCTGAAGCTACATCGTCGTTGTGTTAGTTGCCAATGTGTCGCCATGCGGGATACTTTTTGGAGGGTGGTACGTGTGCCGATCGCTGATCGGCATCCCAACGAAGATAAGCCCAACCATAATCAAGTTCAACATCAAATTCAACTTGATCATGGCATGGGGCGATCAGCCTATATTTGCCAAAAGCTAGATTGTATACAAATAGCTCAAAAGAAAAATCGTTTAGGGCGATCGCTTCGCACCCATATACCACCTGAAATTTTTGACATTCTCAAATCACGTCTTTAG
- a CDS encoding indolepyruvate ferredoxin oxidoreductase subunit alpha — MAYTIASNICEGIADCVPACPVACIEQGEGANIKGTIWFKIDASICIDCGVCLQVCPVQGAILPEERPELVI; from the coding sequence ATGGCTTATACGATCGCCTCAAATATCTGTGAAGGCATAGCAGACTGCGTACCCGCTTGCCCTGTCGCCTGTATCGAACAGGGAGAGGGTGCAAATATTAAAGGGACGATCTGGTTTAAGATTGATGCCTCAATTTGTATTGACTGCGGCGTTTGCCTACAGGTATGCCCTGTGCAGGGAGCTATTTTGCCAGAGGAACGACCAGAATTAGTAATCTAA
- a CDS encoding WD40 repeat domain-containing protein, whose product MTADEAVTFVELSLKERSLTRVEQSVFLGVWQGLSYSEIAKQTGYDAGYIKLVSHKLWHLLTETFGEKVTKSTVQNLIRRQIQKQLADSSTTAPNLQASGNSHQDWCEVIDVAFFYGRGHELEILEKWIDRDRCRLVAILGMGGLGKTALSVKLAQQLQDKFDFVVWRSLNNAKTPSEMLSAVIHFLSQQKETPDTTDTNALISRLMEYLQRYRCLLVLDNFESVLKDEAQAGAYRKDYEGYGSLLRRVGEVSHRSCVVITSREMPEEVATLEGDILPVRALQLTGLDEPAAERVLEAKGIKAISDDLHRLVDWYRGNPLALKIAATSIKDLYSGSINRFLEQKTIIFSGIGNLIEQQYQRLTAHEKQIMIWLAINREPVQPNELRSDIVPTIEQNHLMMSLRSLKRRSLVEHTAAGFTQQPVVMEFVTNLLIEQIYQEITQEHPLGALPSIQLKLNRQLFYLRHYALIKATAKDYIRQSQIRLILEPLVTKLLGRLGSKQMVAKELFQTLEELRRRELRPEGELKSTFGYGGGNIINLLCNLGIDLTGKDFSYLAIRQAYLSEVKLHRVNFAQTAVIKSVFAEVIGGVLSVAFSANGKLLAIGDTKGDIHLWQVSDGKPILTYRGHKGWVVSVAFNPEGTVLASSSVDQSIKLWDVSTGDCLNTLQGYIGAVMSVAFSPDGTTLASGHADRTVRLWKSGQCLKILHGHEDIVEAVAFSSKGNLLASSSDDCTVRLWDIDTGECSQIFEGHEDIIWSIAFSHNGNVLASGSEDKTIRLWNTDKGNCIKTLAGHTHTVFAVSFSHDGSTLATGSGDRTIRLWDLKTAQCSKTLTGHNHWVRSVAFHPDRLVLASSSGDEMVKLWEIDTGFCMRTFQGHTGRSWTTKNDNQGDSQASGNISNEHLLNLWEVTSGQQFRILQGYTNAVRSVVFNLEQTILASGGDDSIIRLWDIQSGECIRALHGHAGHVWQVAFSPIGTILASCAEDCTIKLWDVSSGNCLTTISEHPDLARTLVFSHDGKLLATGETSRVIKLRDIVTGECLRILQGHKSAILAIAFSDDDHYLISSSRDKTVKIWDTKTGDCLQTLETLTSITSNIKFMPMHPHIAFGCGDKFIYRWNIKNGDLISERLGHDGNVLTIAADPKGVLLASAGEDAQINIWNWQTGEAIRALAGHIGTVYSVSFSADGNLIASSSRDETVKLWDVQTGECIRTYREPRPYEGLNITEATGLTSAQKAKLIALGAIEE is encoded by the coding sequence ATGACGGCTGATGAGGCGGTGACATTTGTAGAGTTGTCGTTAAAAGAGCGCAGTCTGACTCGAGTTGAGCAGTCTGTCTTTCTTGGAGTATGGCAGGGCTTGTCTTATTCTGAGATTGCGAAGCAGACTGGCTATGATGCTGGCTACATCAAGTTAGTCAGCCATAAACTTTGGCATTTATTGACCGAGACTTTTGGTGAAAAAGTAACTAAGAGTACGGTACAGAACCTAATTCGCCGTCAAATCCAAAAGCAACTAGCTGATTCTTCCACAACTGCCCCAAATTTACAGGCTTCGGGAAATAGTCATCAAGACTGGTGTGAGGTGATTGATGTTGCTTTCTTTTATGGTCGAGGACATGAGCTAGAGATCCTTGAAAAATGGATAGATCGCGATCGGTGTAGACTAGTAGCCATTTTGGGAATGGGAGGCTTGGGCAAGACGGCTCTATCGGTCAAGCTTGCTCAACAGCTACAAGATAAGTTTGATTTTGTGGTGTGGCGATCGCTAAATAATGCTAAAACCCCAAGTGAAATGTTGTCTGCTGTGATCCATTTCCTATCACAGCAGAAAGAAACTCCTGATACTACAGATACCAATGCCTTGATTTCGAGATTAATGGAGTATTTACAGCGCTATCGTTGTTTATTGGTATTGGACAATTTTGAATCAGTTCTGAAAGATGAGGCTCAAGCAGGAGCCTACCGTAAGGACTATGAAGGTTATGGCTCGTTGTTAAGAAGGGTTGGCGAAGTTTCGCACCGTAGTTGTGTCGTGATTACTAGTCGTGAAATGCCTGAAGAAGTTGCCACCTTAGAGGGAGACATTTTGCCTGTCCGCGCCCTCCAACTTACTGGTTTAGATGAACCTGCTGCTGAGCGCGTCCTCGAAGCCAAGGGGATCAAAGCCATAAGCGATGATTTGCATCGTTTAGTAGATTGGTATCGTGGTAATCCCTTAGCGCTAAAAATTGCCGCAACTTCGATTAAAGATCTCTACTCAGGTAGTATTAATCGCTTTTTAGAACAAAAAACGATTATTTTTAGTGGTATTGGCAATCTCATTGAACAGCAATATCAGAGATTGACGGCTCATGAGAAACAAATCATGATTTGGTTAGCCATTAACCGTGAGCCTGTCCAACCCAATGAACTACGCTCAGATATTGTGCCAACGATCGAGCAGAATCACCTCATGATGTCGCTGCGATCGCTAAAACGGCGATCGCTAGTTGAGCATACAGCCGCAGGTTTTACGCAGCAACCTGTAGTCATGGAGTTTGTCACCAATTTATTAATTGAGCAAATTTATCAAGAAATTACCCAAGAGCATCCTCTTGGGGCGTTACCAAGCATTCAGTTAAAGCTGAATCGTCAGCTTTTCTACTTACGCCACTACGCTCTGATCAAAGCAACTGCCAAAGACTATATTCGCCAAAGCCAAATTCGCTTGATTTTAGAACCTCTGGTTACCAAACTTTTAGGTCGTTTGGGCAGTAAGCAAATGGTTGCTAAAGAGCTATTTCAAACCCTTGAGGAATTACGAAGACGCGAATTACGCCCCGAAGGGGAACTGAAATCAACCTTTGGCTATGGAGGCGGCAATATCATCAATTTGTTGTGCAATCTCGGTATTGATTTGACAGGGAAGGACTTTTCTTATCTTGCTATCCGCCAAGCTTATTTGTCTGAAGTCAAATTGCATCGGGTTAACTTTGCTCAGACTGCGGTCATTAAATCGGTTTTTGCGGAGGTAATTGGCGGAGTCTTATCAGTAGCTTTTAGTGCTAATGGCAAGTTATTGGCGATCGGTGACACTAAAGGTGATATTCATCTTTGGCAAGTCAGTGACGGTAAGCCCATACTCACTTATCGTGGACACAAAGGATGGGTGGTTTCCGTAGCTTTCAATCCTGAAGGAACAGTTTTAGCTAGCAGTAGTGTTGATCAATCGATTAAGTTATGGGATGTCTCCACAGGAGATTGCTTAAATACTCTGCAAGGATATATTGGCGCAGTTATGTCAGTGGCTTTCAGTCCCGACGGTACAACTTTAGCTAGTGGTCATGCCGATCGCACGGTGAGGCTCTGGAAATCGGGACAATGCCTCAAAATTTTGCATGGTCATGAAGATATTGTTGAAGCTGTAGCCTTTAGCTCAAAGGGTAACTTACTCGCAAGTAGCAGCGACGATTGCACTGTGCGGCTATGGGATATCGATACTGGTGAATGTTCGCAAATATTTGAAGGGCATGAAGATATCATTTGGTCGATCGCCTTTAGTCATAATGGCAATGTTTTAGCTAGTGGCAGTGAGGATAAAACCATAAGACTATGGAATACAGACAAAGGTAACTGCATCAAAACCTTGGCAGGGCATACACATACGGTCTTTGCCGTTAGCTTTAGCCATGATGGTTCAACCCTTGCGACAGGCAGCGGCGATCGCACAATCCGTCTTTGGGATCTCAAGACAGCTCAATGCTCTAAAACCTTAACTGGGCATAACCATTGGGTACGTTCCGTTGCCTTTCATCCTGATCGCTTAGTGCTAGCAAGCAGTAGTGGCGATGAAATGGTGAAACTCTGGGAGATTGATACAGGTTTTTGTATGCGAACTTTTCAAGGACATACGGGGCGATCATGGACAACCAAAAATGATAATCAGGGTGATAGCCAAGCGTCAGGCAATATTTCCAATGAACATCTTCTAAACCTCTGGGAAGTCACATCTGGTCAACAGTTTCGGATTTTGCAAGGCTATACCAATGCTGTGCGATCAGTTGTTTTTAACCTTGAACAAACGATCTTGGCTAGTGGTGGTGATGACTCGATTATTCGTCTCTGGGATATTCAATCAGGTGAGTGTATTCGGGCTTTGCATGGTCACGCAGGGCATGTTTGGCAAGTAGCTTTTAGTCCGATTGGAACCATACTTGCTAGTTGTGCTGAGGACTGCACGATCAAACTATGGGATGTTAGCAGTGGTAATTGTCTAACCACCATCTCTGAACACCCAGATTTAGCTCGAACTCTTGTCTTTAGTCATGATGGTAAATTGCTGGCGACTGGTGAGACAAGCCGAGTAATTAAGCTTAGAGATATTGTGACAGGCGAATGTTTGCGTATTCTTCAAGGACATAAATCAGCAATTTTAGCGATCGCCTTTAGTGACGACGATCACTATCTCATCAGTAGTAGCCGTGACAAAACTGTAAAAATTTGGGACACAAAAACAGGAGATTGTTTACAGACGTTAGAAACACTTACCTCGATTACTTCTAATATCAAATTTATGCCAATGCATCCCCATATAGCTTTTGGCTGTGGGGACAAATTTATCTATCGATGGAACATCAAAAATGGGGACTTGATCTCTGAACGCCTAGGTCACGATGGCAATGTCTTGACAATTGCTGCCGATCCCAAAGGAGTCTTACTGGCAAGTGCAGGTGAAGATGCTCAAATTAATATTTGGAATTGGCAAACTGGTGAAGCGATCAGAGCTTTAGCTGGACATATTGGCACGGTCTATTCTGTGTCTTTTTCTGCGGATGGCAATCTTATCGCTAGTAGTAGTCGCGACGAAACTGTCAAACTATGGGATGTACAGACAGGTGAATGTATCCGAACCTATCGCGAACCTCGTCCCTATGAAGGACTAAATATTACTGAAGCTACGGGTTTGACTTCTGCTCAAAAAGCGAAGCTGATCGCCCTCGGTGCGATCGAGGAATAA
- a CDS encoding SpoIID/LytB domain-containing protein has translation MLVIVAGVSQAAAANLLRVLVREENGSKMSVAVTQPSTLQASGQASRRLDPGKWYTLPLTSAYRITPSNNGLVQVGSHLYPGEIELRAWNNKAIAVNVLSLEEYLRSVVPSEMPASWHMDALMAQAVAARSYAVNTQRQRKWGEAPYDLVSDTRDQVYKGFYRFDPKTGQAIALIHSRSDQAVASTAGYMLRPGFKGYYRARLPRNWISWGGGYMPVSDGQHLDQEMTQQMAQNGWNWVQILSWWYRDQPIKN, from the coding sequence ATGCTGGTAATAGTAGCGGGAGTTTCTCAGGCTGCTGCTGCTAATCTATTGAGGGTTTTGGTAAGAGAAGAAAATGGCTCCAAAATGTCTGTAGCTGTGACTCAACCATCAACTCTGCAAGCTTCTGGACAAGCAAGCCGCCGTCTCGATCCTGGTAAGTGGTACACCTTGCCCCTTACTTCTGCATATCGGATTACCCCTAGCAATAATGGATTGGTGCAGGTTGGCAGCCATCTTTATCCAGGCGAGATCGAACTGCGAGCTTGGAATAACAAGGCGATCGCGGTTAACGTGTTGTCCCTTGAGGAATATCTTCGTAGCGTTGTACCTAGTGAAATGCCAGCTAGTTGGCATATGGATGCATTAATGGCGCAAGCAGTGGCTGCTCGTAGCTATGCGGTCAATACTCAACGTCAACGTAAATGGGGTGAAGCTCCCTATGATCTTGTGAGTGATACTCGCGATCAGGTATACAAAGGCTTCTATCGCTTTGACCCTAAAACTGGTCAAGCGATCGCCCTAATCCATAGTCGTAGTGATCAGGCGGTTGCCTCAACCGCAGGCTATATGCTCAGACCTGGGTTTAAAGGCTATTATCGCGCCCGTTTACCTCGCAACTGGATTAGCTGGGGTGGCGGATATATGCCCGTCTCCGATGGTCAACACCTCGATCAAGAAATGACCCAACAGATGGCTCAAAATGGCTGGAATTGGGTACAAATCCTATCTTGGTGGTATCGCGATCAACCTATCAAAAACTAA
- the nusA gene encoding transcription termination factor NusA yields the protein MSLLNLPGLGQMVEVISKERNLPKHAVQNALREALLKGYERFRKTYRSDGINFEEEHFNNFDVELDLDGEGFRVLATKTIVDEVGDADHEIGLFEVREVAPEAQAGGTVVVDVTPEQGDFGRMAAIQTKQVLAQKLRDQQRKIIQEEFQDLEGTVLQGRVLRFETTAVIVAVSSGFGQPEVEAELPKREQLAGERPYRPNMTLKVYLKKVFEGSRRGPQLLVSRADAGLVVYLFANEVPEIEEEIVRIVAVAREANPPSPAVGPRTKIAVDTLERDVDPVGACIGARGARIQAVVAELRGEKIDVIRWSPDPSTYIANSLSPAKIHEVRLINANERIAHVIVPEDQLSLAIGKEGQNVRLAARLTGWKIDIKNLSKYDYEEEERKAQESIARSSTVLEPSNEDDGDNDYDNSED from the coding sequence ATGTCATTATTGAATTTACCTGGATTAGGACAAATGGTGGAGGTGATTAGCAAAGAGCGTAATCTCCCCAAACATGCTGTCCAGAATGCTTTACGTGAAGCTCTACTTAAGGGATATGAGCGCTTTCGCAAAACCTATCGTTCCGATGGCATTAACTTTGAAGAAGAACATTTTAATAATTTTGATGTAGAACTAGATCTCGACGGTGAAGGATTTCGGGTTCTCGCGACAAAAACGATTGTCGATGAAGTTGGTGATGCTGATCATGAAATAGGTTTGTTTGAAGTGCGTGAAGTTGCTCCTGAAGCTCAAGCTGGTGGAACTGTAGTCGTTGATGTGACTCCAGAACAGGGTGACTTTGGCCGTATGGCTGCAATCCAGACGAAACAAGTCCTAGCCCAAAAACTAAGAGATCAACAGCGCAAGATCATTCAAGAAGAGTTTCAAGACCTCGAAGGCACAGTCTTGCAAGGTCGAGTACTACGTTTTGAAACAACGGCTGTAATCGTTGCGGTTAGTAGTGGATTTGGACAACCAGAAGTTGAAGCCGAACTTCCCAAACGCGAACAACTAGCTGGTGAAAGACCCTATCGCCCCAATATGACTCTAAAGGTATACCTGAAGAAGGTCTTTGAAGGCTCGCGCCGTGGTCCTCAGTTATTAGTCTCCCGTGCTGATGCTGGTTTAGTTGTGTACTTGTTTGCCAATGAAGTACCTGAAATTGAGGAAGAAATCGTCCGTATTGTAGCTGTGGCAAGAGAGGCTAATCCTCCATCCCCTGCGGTTGGTCCTCGCACTAAAATTGCTGTAGATACCCTTGAGCGCGATGTTGATCCTGTGGGCGCTTGTATTGGTGCAAGAGGGGCGAGAATTCAGGCAGTGGTTGCTGAGCTACGCGGCGAAAAGATTGATGTAATCAGATGGTCGCCCGATCCTTCCACCTATATTGCCAACTCCTTAAGCCCTGCGAAAATTCATGAAGTGCGTTTGATTAATGCCAATGAAAGAATTGCCCATGTGATTGTCCCTGAGGATCAACTGAGTTTGGCGATCGGTAAGGAAGGTCAAAATGTGCGTTTGGCAGCGAGGTTGACTGGTTGGAAAATCGATATCAAAAATTTGTCAAAGTACGACTATGAAGAAGAAGAGCGCAAAGCTCAAGAAAGCATTGCAAGGTCATCAACAGTTCTTGAACCATCTAATGAAGATGATGGTGATAATGACTATGACAACAGTGAAGATTAA
- a CDS encoding glycosyltransferase family 4 protein, with product MKTLQLGTSWFLEEAGGLARVYYGCVNYLPKVDVEVNGLVAGSDRVFQSSGGQVTTFAPANSSTWQRSLGMRKAFNQAIANSEFDLVASHFALYTLPILDRLGKVPLVMHFHGPWALESQAEGAGRLSTWGKWVVEKLVYRRANGFIVLSESFRQVLHQTYNVPLEKIFIIGGGINTAEFDLDLTIAKAREKLGWQKDRRIILCVRRLVQRMGLENLIAAIALVRKQHPDVLLLIAGKGAIAEALRSQIQELHLENHVQLLGFVPDQDLAIAYRAAELSIVPTVSLEGFGLIVIESLAAGTPVLGTPIGGIPEILQPFSPELVLQGNTIEQLAQGMIEALSGQRHIPSAKACQTYVKQNYDWQVIANQMKSVYEQVIK from the coding sequence ATGAAAACATTACAGCTAGGTACGAGCTGGTTTTTAGAAGAAGCAGGTGGATTGGCTCGCGTTTATTACGGTTGTGTCAATTACCTACCCAAAGTTGATGTTGAGGTAAATGGTTTGGTGGCTGGCTCCGATCGCGTTTTTCAAAGTTCTGGCGGACAAGTAACAACATTTGCTCCTGCAAATAGTTCGACATGGCAGCGATCGCTAGGCATGAGAAAAGCATTCAATCAGGCGATCGCGAATTCAGAATTTGATTTGGTAGCCTCACATTTTGCCTTGTATACATTGCCCATACTTGATCGCTTGGGGAAAGTCCCATTAGTAATGCATTTTCATGGGCCTTGGGCGTTGGAGAGTCAAGCAGAGGGTGCAGGACGCTTATCGACTTGGGGAAAATGGGTAGTCGAAAAATTGGTTTATCGTCGGGCTAATGGCTTTATTGTTTTGTCAGAATCATTTCGGCAGGTTTTACATCAAACCTATAATGTGCCATTAGAAAAGATTTTTATCATCGGTGGGGGAATAAATACAGCGGAATTTGATTTGGACTTAACGATCGCCAAAGCCAGAGAAAAACTAGGTTGGCAAAAGGATCGGCGAATTATCCTCTGTGTGCGGCGACTGGTTCAGCGTATGGGTTTAGAGAACTTGATTGCCGCGATCGCCTTGGTGCGGAAGCAACATCCTGATGTATTGCTACTGATTGCTGGTAAAGGAGCGATCGCGGAAGCCTTGCGATCGCAGATTCAAGAATTACATCTGGAAAATCATGTGCAGTTATTGGGGTTTGTGCCAGATCAAGACTTGGCGATCGCCTATCGAGCAGCAGAGCTATCAATTGTACCGACAGTATCACTGGAAGGATTTGGATTGATCGTGATTGAGTCCTTAGCCGCAGGTACACCTGTATTGGGGACACCAATAGGTGGTATTCCTGAAATTTTACAGCCTTTTTCTCCTGAGCTTGTCCTGCAAGGGAATACAATCGAGCAACTAGCGCAGGGCATGATCGAAGCTTTATCTGGTCAAAGACACATTCCCAGTGCTAAAGCTTGTCAAACCTACGTCAAGCAGAATTATGACTGGCAGGTAATTGCTAATCAAATGAAATCGGTTTATGAGCAAGTGATCAAATAA
- the galE gene encoding UDP-glucose 4-epimerase GalE, giving the protein MNKQTILVTGGAGYIGSHAVKALQQVGYKVVILDNLVYGHQDIAETLGAELIIGDTNDRALVDRLFSDRQISAVMHFAAYAYVGESVTQPDKYYRNNVVGTLSLLEAMVAANIKTFVFSSTCASYGVPQQIPITEDHPQAPINPYGATKLMVERILQDFDVAYGLKSVIFRYFNAAGADPDGAIGEDHDPETHLIPLVLQTAMGMREAITVYGSDYPTADGTCIRDYIHVTDLAEAHVLGLEYLLKGNKSEIFNLGNGNGFSVKEVIDAAKQITGKPINVVMGDRRAGDPPALVGSSEKARTILNWQPKYADLNLILQHAWQWHQKRHA; this is encoded by the coding sequence ATGAATAAACAAACAATTTTGGTTACGGGCGGCGCAGGGTATATAGGCTCTCATGCAGTCAAAGCTTTACAACAGGTTGGTTATAAGGTGGTGATTTTAGATAATCTCGTCTACGGTCACCAAGATATCGCCGAAACCTTAGGCGCAGAATTGATTATTGGTGATACAAATGATCGAGCCTTGGTCGATCGCCTATTTAGCGATCGGCAAATTAGTGCAGTCATGCATTTTGCCGCCTATGCCTATGTGGGCGAGTCAGTGACACAGCCTGACAAATATTATCGCAATAACGTTGTTGGCACTTTGTCCTTGCTGGAGGCGATGGTTGCCGCGAATATAAAAACCTTTGTGTTTTCTTCCACCTGTGCTAGTTACGGTGTGCCGCAGCAAATACCAATTACCGAAGACCATCCCCAAGCGCCGATCAATCCCTATGGGGCGACTAAACTAATGGTTGAGCGGATTTTGCAAGATTTTGATGTCGCCTATGGTCTGAAATCAGTAATTTTTCGATATTTTAATGCCGCAGGAGCTGATCCTGATGGGGCGATCGGCGAAGATCATGATCCTGAGACACATTTGATCCCATTAGTTTTGCAGACGGCTATGGGTATGCGCGAAGCAATTACAGTTTATGGGTCTGATTATCCAACCGCAGATGGAACTTGTATCCGCGACTATATCCATGTAACTGATCTAGCTGAAGCGCATGTATTGGGATTGGAATATTTACTCAAGGGCAACAAGAGTGAAATTTTTAATCTTGGTAATGGTAATGGGTTTTCGGTCAAAGAGGTAATTGATGCTGCCAAGCAGATTACGGGTAAGCCAATTAATGTTGTGATGGGCGATCGCCGTGCAGGAGATCCACCAGCTTTAGTAGGTAGCAGTGAGAAAGCCAGAACTATCTTGAATTGGCAACCTAAATATGCTGATTTAAACTTGATTTTGCAACATGCATGGCAATGGCATCAAAAACGACATGCTTAA
- a CDS encoding 4a-hydroxytetrahydrobiopterin dehydratase: MAIKKLSEVEISSAIAQLAGWAIVDHKLQKNFKFRDFVEAFGFISKVAIVADKMGHHPELFNVYNKVKIDLTTHDADGISALDFELAQKIDKLL; this comes from the coding sequence ATGGCTATCAAAAAACTATCTGAAGTAGAAATTTCATCGGCGATCGCACAGTTAGCTGGTTGGGCGATTGTTGATCATAAGTTGCAAAAAAACTTTAAGTTTCGGGATTTTGTCGAAGCCTTTGGCTTTATCAGTAAAGTGGCGATCGTTGCCGACAAGATGGGGCATCATCCTGAACTTTTTAATGTCTATAACAAAGTCAAGATCGACCTCACTACCCATGATGCTGATGGTATCAGCGCCCTTGACTTTGAGCTAGCTCAAAAAATTGACAAGCTGCTATAG
- the rimP gene encoding ribosome maturation factor RimP: MSHPLIPQIFQIAEEVASPLGLEVVDVVLHTNKNPVVLRVDIRNPDQNTGLDDCERMSRSLEPTLDAIDLIPHAYVLEISSPGAERQLQGDREFVAFRGFMVNVCTTTPHDGKQSWSGHLVSRNETHVTISIKGRIVNIPRELVERVELTKME, encoded by the coding sequence ATGAGTCATCCTCTAATTCCGCAAATTTTTCAAATTGCTGAAGAAGTTGCCTCGCCCCTTGGGTTAGAGGTTGTTGATGTAGTGTTGCATACTAACAAAAACCCTGTAGTGTTGCGGGTTGATATTCGCAACCCTGATCAAAATACGGGTTTGGATGATTGTGAACGCATGAGTCGTTCGCTAGAGCCAACTCTCGATGCGATCGATTTGATTCCCCATGCCTATGTGTTAGAAATTTCTAGCCCAGGGGCTGAACGTCAGTTACAAGGCGATCGCGAATTTGTGGCTTTTCGAGGCTTTATGGTCAATGTCTGTACGACCACACCCCATGATGGCAAACAAAGTTGGAGTGGACATCTCGTATCACGCAACGAGACGCATGTGACGATTAGCATTAAAGGTCGGATTGTCAATATTCCCCGTGAACTTGTTGAGCGCGTCGAATTAACCAAAATGGAATAA